From Mercenaria mercenaria strain notata chromosome 17, MADL_Memer_1, whole genome shotgun sequence, the proteins below share one genomic window:
- the LOC123536664 gene encoding tetraspanin-6-like, whose product MGSCGECFAKFGLITFNIIFLLSGIAVLAVGIWVRVDKNVVNMQNLVEFDSDDKSLSTAAYVLIGFGSFVLIVSAFGFLAACCASKTKFFIVGYIAFLVIIFIGEFAGGITAAVFKGKIDDNLPDVLSDSFKKYEPGKGHLLAKAWDYMQTWLHCCGSGGPKDYKNVNFTSLTQHVPKTCCKLSNSDPEDAKPENAAACQIEALWFQNDTQGKTYSNVQTKGCYSSLEDKIKSHIGVIIGVAVGIAMFQLLGIVMSICICKRDRDDGNSVY is encoded by the exons ATGGGAAGCTGTGGTGAATGCTTTGCCAAGTTTGGACTCATCactttcaatattatatttttg CTTTCAGGTATAGCTGTGCTTGCAGTTGGGATATGGGTCAGGGTGGACAAAAATGTTGTGAACATGCAGAACTTGGTCGAGTTCGACTCCGATGACAAGTCCCTTTCCACAGCGGCATATGTTCTCATAGGTTTTGGCAGTTTTGTTCTCATTGTCAGTGCGTTTGGATTCCTGGCAGCTTGTTGTGCTAGCAAAACCAAATTCTTCATTGTTGGA TACATTGCATTCCTGGTCATTATATTCATTGGAGAATTCGCCGGTGGTATTACAGCAGCAGTATTCAAGGGCAAG ATTGACGATAATTTACCAGATGTGCTATCGGACTCATTTAAGAAATACGAACCTGGTAAAGGACATCTTCTAGCAAAAGCCTGGGATTACATGCAGACATGG ttGCATTGCTGCGGCTCAGGTGGACCAAAAGATTATAAGAACGTCAACTTTACATCCTTG actCAGCACGTTCCGAAAACATGTTGTAAATTGTCAAATAGTGACCCCGAGGATGCAAAACCAGAAAACGCAGCAGCTTGTCAAATAGAGGCCTTGTGGTTCCAAAATGACACTCAAGGGAAGACATACAGCAACGTCCAAACAAAG ggaTGCTATAGTAGCTTGGAAGACAAAATTAAATCACACATCGGTGTCATAATTGGAGTTGCAGTAGGCATCGCAATGTTTCAG ttgcTTGGAATAGTGATGTCCATTTGTATTTGTAAAAGAGATAGAGATGATGGCAACAGTGTCTATTGA
- the LOC123536218 gene encoding dual specificity protein phosphatase 3-like: MATKDGIDVDISDDDRPYTPDDLLKIINAPSGGLSMLPSDAYNEVYPNILLGEEAIAKQRVQLQKLGVTHVLNTAEGKDDGYHVHTNHVMYRRVGMEYLGIPATDIMSFDLSKYFQKSADFIEDALAGGGKILVNCKVGASRSATIVLAFLMLKRHLPVQDAVRLVREKREICPNDGFLQQLCDLNERLKKRGHFLRKNEKD; encoded by the exons ATGGCTACGAAGGATGGTATTGATGTGGACATTTCAGATGATGACCGACCATATACACCTGATGaccttttgaaaataataaatgcGCCCTCTGGCGGATTGTCAATGCTGCCATCTGACGCATACAATGAGGTTTACCCGAATATACTTCTCGGAGAAGA AGCTATCGCTAAGCAACGTGTGCAGCTACAGAAACTTGGTGTGACACACGTTCTCAATACTGCCGAAGGTAAAGACGATGGATATCACGTGCACACTAATCACGTGATGTATCGCCGGGTTGGTATGGAATACTTAGGAATACCAGCCACAGATATAATGAGCTTTGATTTGTCTAAGTATTTCCAAAAGTCTGCAGATTTCATTGAGGATGCATTAGCCGGCGGAG GTAAGATACTTGTTAATTGCAAGGTGGGAGCCAGTCGTTCGGCAACAATtgttttagcgttcctgatgttGAAGCGCCACCTACCTGTCCAGGATGCAGTGCGTCTTGTAAGAGAGAAGCGGGAAATCTGTCCAAACGATGGGTTCTTGCAGCAGCTGTGTGATTTGAATGAACGTTTAAAAAAGAGAGGACATTTTCTACGGAAAAATGAGAAAGATTAA
- the LOC128550211 gene encoding uncharacterized protein LOC128550211 — MNNISITTESEQPEVESKQKTVTKNGMFDLDEARTLRKMLKQKERDNTNKTVQSKINEKSQLKGSELEVFKSEVQNDVTEETENKQYELNREKALRKKLAASNYEELSIIHTGGGVKLQMNAGMYELFKYAAQNYYTSEAMVKKTIPTNVIDKKQNNVETRYKISTGKLSHYTLNLYHTTSSVLVNGKGVNQFLNTDVTEILSSLERNIAENDCSVNNFNKQIKKLIISSLSEKPNSSHVHDQVNVTEVSDTDTTGNTEDESTGEISEEKDSNSEDRELEETTEDEFQSVETDYLSDEDKNHSSKEVGTEAITILKALQSEVSELKNLLLSHIESTHSNFGRLCDEIVSIKKQVSQRASSTDSRIETVQQDVHIANLDLKKYSDSLQRRLQAVMDIIKSRQTTTKNQQPLPSKPQNVEMSDQPQRTFDHDESPGKTLLLGDSIFRDIQAKGLSENTEIRTISGGKVRQVNARLRQWLVADLGSVVIYIGGNDVASDEKEDSLYRQLEEGIEAVRRDNPYCEIYICTVCPRTDCNVRELNKLLVKLSENTDVNLIQSYDKFVYGDGSTIQDYYHPDGIHLNKKGTSILVKTIDKSIRIVRKSSGNRKDRFDANVSSQSTPRRDRYGHSEEHRGGRRERRYSGELEYNTYQNRQSWNSNRQRKWCTNCRMTNHNTVDCGTRREGNRNWQDAEFAQTGRHNTGYHRRSPDSFRRYH, encoded by the coding sequence atgaataatatatcTATCACGACAGAGTCGGAGCAGCCGGAAGTGGAGTCAAAACAGAAGACAGTTACTAAAAATGGAATGTTTGATTTAGATGAGGCAAGAACATTACGgaaaatgttgaaacaaaaaGAGAGAGACAACACTAATAAGACAGTGCAATCAAAAATCAATGAAAAGTCTCAGCTAAAAGGAAGTGAACTTGAGGTCTTCAAATCGGAAGTGCAAAATGATGTCACAGAAGAAACGGAAAACAAACAGTATGAATTAAACAGGGAAAAGGCTTTACGAAAAAAGCTCGCAGCCTCAAATTATGAAGAATTATCAATAATTCATACAGGAGGAGGAGTCAAATTACAAATGAATGCGGGTATGTATGAACTGTTCAAGTATGCCGCTCAAAATTATTACACGTCGGAGGCTATGGTAAAGAAAACTATTCCTACAAATGTTATagacaaaaagcaaaataatgttGAAACTAGATATAAAATATCTACAGGAAAGTTATCACATTATACACTCAATTTGTACCATACAACGAGCTCCGTGTTAGTAAATGGTAAAGGGGTTAATCAATTTCTGAATACAGACGTAACTGAAATATTATCTAGTCTAGAAAGGAATATTGCAGAAAATGACTGTTCCGTTAATAATTTCAATAAGCAAATCAAGAAGTTGATTATATCTAGTTTATCAGAAAAGCCAAATTCTAGTCACGTACATGACCAAGTAAATGTGACAGAGGTATCTGACACTGATACAACCGGAAATACAGAAGACGAATCAACGGGTGAAATATCTGAAGAAAAGGACAGTAATTCTGAGGACAGAGAACTGGAAGAAACAACAGAAGATGAATTCCAGTCAGTAGAAACGGACTACTTGAGTGACGAGGATAAAAATCACTCTAGTAAGGAAGTTGGAACTGAAGCAATCACTATTCTTAAAGCATTACAGTCGGAGGTCAGTGAACttaaaaatttgttattaagTCACATTGAAAGCACACATTCAAATTTTGGTAGACTATGCGATGAAATTGTCAGTATAAAGAAACAGGTGTCACAAAGAGCAAGTTCCACAGACAGCAGAATTGAAACAGTCCAGCAGGATGTACATATCGCCAATCTGGACCTAAAGAAGTATAGTGACTCATTACAAAGGCGACTGCAGGCAGTAATGGACATAATCAAATCAAGACAAACGACAACAAAAAATCAGCAGCCATTACCTAGTAAGCCACAAAACGTAGAGATGTCAGATCAACCTCAAAGAACATTCGACCATGATGAATCTCCTGGGAAAACATTGCTACTAGGTGACTCAATCTTCAGGGATATACAAGCTAAAGGTCTTAGCGAAAATACCGAGATCCGAACAATTTCCGGGGGAAAAGTAAGGCAGGTAAATGCAAGGTTGAGACAATGGCTAGTCGCTGACTTAGGAAGTGTGGTTATATATATAGGCGGAAATGATGTAGCTAGTGACGAGAAGGAAGATTCGTTGTATCGGCAGCTGGAAGAAGGAATTGAAGCAGTTCGACGTGACAACCCCTACTGTGAAATATACATTTGTACCGTATGTCCGCGTACAGACTGTAATGTGCGTGAGTTAAATAAATTACTAGTCAAGCTAAGTGAAAATACAGATGTTAACTTAATTCAAAGTTATGACAAATTTGTATACGGGGACGGTTCAACAATTCAAGATTACTACCACCCAGATGGAATTCACTTGAATAAAAAAGGAACGAGCATCTTAGTAAAGACTATTGACAAATCGATCAGGATAGTGCGAAAATCTTCTGGTAATCGAAAAGACCGCTTTGATGCAAACGTGTCATCACAATCTACTCCTAGGAGGGACAGATATGGACATTCGGAGGAACATCGAGGCGGCAGACGAGAACGGCGTTACTCTGGTGAATTAGAGTATAATACCTACCAAAATAGGCAAAGTTGGAATTCGAATAGACAACGGAAGTGGTGTACAAACTGTAGAATGACAAACCATAATACTGTTGACTGCGGAACGCGCAGGGAAGGAAATAGAAATTGGCAGGATGCAGAGTTTGCGCAAACCGGAAGACACAATACGGGATATCATAGACGTTCTCCCGATTCATTCAGACGATATCACTAG